The following are from one region of the Juglans regia cultivar Chandler chromosome 10, Walnut 2.0, whole genome shotgun sequence genome:
- the LOC118349673 gene encoding putative pectinesterase 63, whose protein sequence is MALKLTNLATQLLFLATLLVPTALCHANQTVASDPESNLDAWIALNMKEYEDASKHTLFNNALIASLSKAPMKIIKVRKDGAGDFKTVTDAVESIPSGNTDRVIIYIAGGNYKEKVVVDRSKPFVTFYGKPGNMPTITYDGTAKKYGTWESATVAIESDNFMAVNIIFVNSSPKPDPRKSDGQAVALRISGDMAAFYSCKFIGFQDTLCDDRGRHLFQSCYIEGSVDFIFGNGKSLYRDTTIKSVAENLGVIAAQDMNGQSGDSGFVFVHCKIQGTGDMYLGRAWKETSRVVFAYTYMGSNINSGGWMKSQHQKNVFYGEYQCSGPGSSASNRKFGKTLSDDQVKPFLSTTFIGGSQWLVPIPKIG, encoded by the exons ATGGCTTTGAAACTAACAAATTTGGCAACTCAGCTGTTGTTTCTAGCCACATTGCTCGTCCCAACAGCTTTATGCCATGCCAACCAGACTGTGGCATCGGATCCAGAATCAAACCTAGACGCATGGATTGCGCTAAACATGAAAGAGTACGAGGATGCTTCAAAGCACACCCTTTTCAACAACGCCCTAATCGCATCCCTTAGCAAAGCTCCAATGAAGATCATCAAGGTCAGAAAAGATGGTGCTGGAGATTTCAAGACGGTGACCGACGCCGTTGAGAGCATTCCGTCAGGAAATACAGACcgagtgattatatatattgctggcggtaattacaaagaaaaggtaGTCGTCGATAGGTCGAAGCCCTTCGTGACGTTCTATGGGAAACCGGGCAATATGCCTACCATAACGTATGACGGTACAGCAAAGAAATACGGAACCTGGGAAAGCGCCACTGTGGCCATTGAGTCTGACAACTTCATGGCAGTCAATATTATCTTTGTG AATTCATCTCCAAAGCCAGATCCCAGAAAATCCGATGGACAGGCAGTGGCATTGAGGATATCAGGGGACATGGCAGCATTCTACAGTTGCAAGTTCATAGGATTCCAAGACACCTTGTGTGATGACCGGGGTAGGCATTTGTTTCAGAGCTGCTACATCGAAGGGAGTGTTGATTTCATATTTGGAAATGGAAAATCCCTCTACAGG GACACCACCATAAAATCGGTTGCAGAGAATTTGGGTGTGATCGCAGCACAAGATATGAATGGCCAATCAGGGGACAGCGGGTTTGTATTCGTCCATTGCAAGATACAGGGGACTGGCGATATGTACCTTGGTCGAGCATGGAAGGAGACATCTCGGGTTGTGTTTGCCTATACATACATGGGCAGTAACATCAATAGTGGCGGTTGGATGAAGTCTCAGCACCAAAA GAATGTGTTTTATGGAGAGTACCAATGCTCGGGCCCAGGGTCAAGTGCCTCCAACCGCAAATTTGGAAAGACTCTTTCTGACGATCAAGTAAAGCCCTTCTTGAGCACCACTTTCATCGGAGGAAGTCAATGGCTTGTCCCAATTCCAAAGATTGGTTAA